The genomic region AGAGCAGGAGGAGTTCACCGAGGAGCGTCTGCGCGAGATCTTCTGGGACTTCGCGACCAGTGACGGACCGGACGGTCCCCCGCTCACCTCGCTGCTGGACCGGCAGATCTTCGAAGGCGCGGAGGTGAGGTAGGCCTTGTCCAGGGAGGCCCTCATACGCCTGTACGACCTCACGCCGTCCCAGCCTCTGCTCGACGCTCTGAGCCCTGCCACCGCATCGCGGGATATCGCTCCTGTCGTTCCCCGGTTCAAAGGGGCCGCTGGGCCACGAGCCCAGTCCTTCGTCGAACTGCACCGGGAAGGGACGCTTCTGGGCCGGTGTGGCATCAACGTCAAGGGCCCGGGCACAGTCGGCGCCTGCGAGGTGGCGGCCGTGGTCGCCCCGGCGGAGCGGGCGGGCATGCACTGGCTTCTCGTCCATGTCGCACTCGAGCGGCTTCAGTGGCTGGGGTATGCCTACGCGATGACGGAAGTCAGCGAATACGCGGACCACTTCCCGTCGGTGCTGCGGCAGGCGGCGTGGTGGATTCCCGATTCCAGCGAACGCAAGAGCGCGGCGGCGCGGGACGACAAGAGCCTGGAATGGGCGGATCTCTTCATCGACTTCCGGACCTGGACGCCAAGTTCTACTCCCACGTCTCTTACGGTCAACGGCCGAGACCTGTGGGTGCGTCGTCCCGAAGCGAGTGAGGAACTGCTGATTGTCGACTGGCTCAGAGAGACCTTCGGCGGAGGCTGGGCGAGCGAGATCCACCGGTCGTTCTCACGGGATCCGATCTCGTCTGTGATCGTGGTCGACCGGAACAAGGAACTGCCGCCCAAGGACCGCTTGCTCGGCTTCCTTGCCTACGACACTGCGCGGCTCGGGATGCTGTCTGCGATTGCGCTCGTGCCCGAGACACGCGGTCGCGATCTGTCCTTGGCGACAGCGCTCATCGAGGAGTGCCTGCGCGAAGCGCGAGCCAGCGGCATGACCTATGCCGTGCTGGGAGGCGTAGGCAACGCCCGCTTGGCGGCTCTTCGCACATTCAGCGCTCTATGGACCATCCCTGGCTCGTGCCCGGGAATCTTCGGGAGGGGTGTTCGGAACTAATGGAGATCATCTTCACTGTCTCCGATCAGGTATGGGGCGGCAAACACCGCTACATGCACGACATGGCGCTCGGGCTGGCGCAGGCAGGCCATACGGTCACCGTCCTCGCGGAGGAGGGTGGAGCCATGCTTCAGCAGTGCCGTGCCGCCGGGGTAACGACCGTGAGTGTGCCGGCGTTCGCCAGCGACGACGCGGCCGAGGCGGTTCGCAAGGCGCTGCGGCATCGTCGTCCTCATATCGTGTGTGTCTCCGGCCGCGCGGACGCCGCCGCAGTCCACCACGCCCAGTCGCAGGGCGTGACTGATGCCGCCGTGTGCCTGTTCCGGCACTCGGCGTTCCCTCTGGGAACCACCGACGAGGTGCGCGACCTATTCACCGGCGTGAACCTGGTCTTCACCACGTCACTGGAACAGCGGCAACGCCAGTTCGAGCCGCTGATCAACGCCGGTGTCTTGAAGGACGAACAGGTCGAGATACTCACCAGTGGCGTCGGGGAGCCTCTGCTCGCGGCTCTGGACGCCGCCGACCGCGGCGCCGCTCGAAAGGAACTCCGAGCCGAATCGGACCAGTTCGTCTTCCTCGTGCTGGCCCGCCTGGCCTGGGAGAAGGGCATCGACCAGGTGATCGACGCCTTCGCTGACCTGGAGCTGCCGCCGGACGCCGCGCCCCCGCTGCTGGTGGTCGCGGGTGAGGGGCCGCTGGAGGCAGAACTACGAGGCCAGACCATCGAACGGGGTGTAGCCGAACGGGTCCAATTCCTCGGCCACCAGGACCACGTCGCCCCGGTGATCAAGGCCAGTGACGCCGTGGTCCTCACCAGCACGGTTCCCGAGACCGGCCCGCTCGCGCTCAAGGAGGCCATGGCCGCCGGCCGCCCCGTCATCGCCTCTGTCCAGGGCGGCATCCCGGAGTTCGTCGAGGACGAGCGGCACGGTCTGCTGGTCATCGACGACGAGGACCTGCGGCAGGCGATGCAGCGGCTCCTGAGCGACCGCGAAGCCGCCGAGACCATGGGAGCCGCCGGATCCGAGTCGGTTCGCGGCGGACATCGTGCAGTACGACGCGTGGAGTACCTCGCCCACCGTCTCGATCTCCTGGCCCTGGAACAGCTCGCCCCGGACACGGTCCTTCACGAAGTGGTGTGGGACGACGTACGGCTGCGTGAAGAGACACAAGGCGGCTTCGTCTTCGTGCCGCGTACATCGCACATCATGGAACTGGACAGCGCTACGTACGCTGTCGTGCGCACCGCGGTCGAAGCCGGTGACCCACTCCAGTTGATCAAGCTCCCCGAAGAGACGCTCGGTGTGATTGCACACCGGCTCTACGCCATGGGCGCGCTGGTCCGGCAGGATGGTCAGGCGACGCCTGCGGCCCGCACCGCGGACGGCGAACGACCGGTTACGGAGCCCGCGTGAAGGTCCTGGTCATCGCCGCACACCCGGATGACGAGGTTCTCGGTGCCGGGGCCACGGTGTCGGCATTGAGCCAGCAGGGCGCAGTGGTCCAGATCCACATCCTCGCCGAGGGTATCTCGCTGCGGCATTCGGGCGTGAAGATCGAGGAGGCGCGGGAACGCTGCCAGGTGGCGGCCAAGGATCTCGGTGCGGCCGAGGTGTCGTTCGGCGGTCTGGCGGCCGACGGACGCCTCCTGGCCGACCTCCCTCAGCGACAGGTCGTCGATGCGGTTAGCCACGCCCTGCGTGAGGCAGAGCCCGAAGTGGTCTTCACTCACCACCCTGGCGACATCCACGCGGACCACCGCAGCGTCGCCCATGCAGTGGGGTACGGCACCCGCATCCTCGGCTCCGGCTCCGTTCGGCAGGTGCTGCACTTCGAGGTCCTGTCTTCCACGGAACAGCAAACGGGCCTGGTGGCGCCGTTCACCCCCAACCTGTTCTACGACGTCACCGGGCACGTCGAAGCCAAGTGCCGGGCACTTGCCGCCTACCCGTACGAGCTGTACGACCCGCCCCACCCTCGCTCCCTGGCGGCCGTTCGGACGCTGGCCTCATACCGGGGGACGCAGGTGGGGGTGGAAGCGGCTGAGGCATTCATGATCGGACGAGAACTACGCGGCCCCATGGCAGCGGTTCCCAGTGGAGTTGATGTGCGATGAGAGTGCTCGTGACTGGGGGTGCCGGGTATGTGGGCTCCTTCACCGTACGGCGCCTCCTTGCGGCCGGCCACGAGGTCGTGGTTGTCGACAACCTCAGCACGGGCCGCCGCGAAGCAGTCCGTGGCTGCCGCCTACACGTGGTGGACATCCTCGATATCGCCAGCATGGGCACGGTCTTCGAGGAGTTCCACCCTGAGGCCGTGATCCACTTCGCGGCCCTGAAATCCTCTGAAGAGTCGCTGCGTGACATCAACACGTACTTCTCCGTCAACCTGACGGGGACGCAGAACGTGCTCGCCCTGTGCGCACGCACCGGGGTGGAGCGCTTTGTCTTCTCCTCCTCGTGCGCCGTGTATGGCACCCCGCAAATCTGCCCGGTGGATGAGACCGCGCCCGTACGGCCCGAAAGTCCGTACGGAGAGACGAAGTACCTGTGCGAGCGCGTGATCGCCTCCTACGCGCAGGCCACAGGGATGCGCTACGCCAACCTGCGGTACTTCAACGCGGCAGGTGCGGCCGACGACGCTTCCCTGGGAGAGTACGCGGGCCCGGCATCAACCCAACTCCTACCGGTGGCCATACGCTCAACCCTGGGCCTGGCGCCCACCCTGCGGATCTTCGGCAACGACTACCCGACGACCGACGGGACGGCTCTGCGCGACTACATCCACGTCGAGGATCTCGCCCAGGCCCACGTGCGGGTCCTGGAGGGTCTGCAAAAAGGCAGTCAGTGCGGGCCGGTGAACCTGGGCCGCGGCCAGCCCGTCAGCGTGCGCGAGCTGATCGATGTCTTGCACGACGTCTCCGGGAAGGAGACCCCGGTTGCCATGGCGCCCCGCCGTCCAGGGGACCCAGGTCTGTCCTGGGCCGATCCGAGTCTGGCGCTGAGCCGATTCGGCTGGCGAGCAGAACGCGACCTTGACCACATCGTTCGTACGGCGTGGAACTGGCACACCAGTACCCCCGCGTCGCTGGAGTGACATGCACCTCTACCTACTGCGCCACGCCGAGGACCGTTCCGGAAAGTTCGACCCGCACCAGGATCGCCTGACCGAGCGAGGACGCCGACAGGCGCAGGAAGCGGCTCATTGGCTGGCTGAGCGGCGTCCCACAGAGCTTCGCACCAGTGTGCTTCCCCGCGCCCAGCAGACAGCCGACATCGTCGCGGCGCACACCGGCCTTGCCGCACGGGAGGATCCGCGCCTCAATGAGATCGTCTGGTCTCCGGTCGCGGGTGAGTTCCTGCCGAACCCGCGGGAGGACCGGCTCCATCCGCCGCCACCGGGGGCGGAATCATGGAATGTGTTCATGACGCGGGTCGCCACATGCATGAGCGAGCTGTGTCATCAGGCGTCGGAGGACCAGCGGATTGTGTTGGTCACCCACAGTGGCTTCTTCGACGCTGTCAATGAACTGCTGTGTGGCGGGACCGGCAGGGTGGAGCTGCTGGTTGCGCACGCTGGGATCACACACTGGCAGTACCGTCCCGGAGACTCGGGTGGCGCCTGGCTTCTGCACCAACACAATGTCACCTTCGCCCCACAGACCCTGATGGATCACGGATCCCTGAGCACAGCGGAGTTGAGCGCATGAGCGGGCGGCGCAGGCGTATGGTCGTCATCTGTGTCGACGGCGGGCTTCCCGGGATCATCCGCGAGCACGACTTCTTCAATCTGAGCCGGGCCCTGCCGACACTTCCCGGCACTGCCGTGCACGAGCTGCGCAGCATCTACCCCTCGTCAACAGCGCCCTCCCACGCGTCCTTTCTTACCGGGACGTACCCGAGCGGGCACGGGATCGTGGGGAACCGCTTCTGGGAGCGGGAGAGTGTTGAGGAGATCCGCCGACGCTCGGACGATCCGCTTTCATCTTTTCACCCCTACGAGGAAAGCTCGCTCACCGCACCGAGCCTGCTCGACTGGTTTGCCCGGCAAGGGGCGTCGGCCGCCGCCGT from Streptomyces chartreusis NRRL 3882 harbors:
- a CDS encoding histidine phosphatase family protein, whose protein sequence is MHLYLLRHAEDRSGKFDPHQDRLTERGRRQAQEAAHWLAERRPTELRTSVLPRAQQTADIVAAHTGLAAREDPRLNEIVWSPVAGEFLPNPREDRLHPPPPGAESWNVFMTRVATCMSELCHQASEDQRIVLVTHSGFFDAVNELLCGGTGRVELLVAHAGITHWQYRPGDSGGAWLLHQHNVTFAPQTLMDHGSLSTAELSA
- a CDS encoding glycosyltransferase family 4 protein, with protein sequence MEIIFTVSDQVWGGKHRYMHDMALGLAQAGHTVTVLAEEGGAMLQQCRAAGVTTVSVPAFASDDAAEAVRKALRHRRPHIVCVSGRADAAAVHHAQSQGVTDAAVCLFRHSAFPLGTTDEVRDLFTGVNLVFTTSLEQRQRQFEPLINAGVLKDEQVEILTSGVGEPLLAALDAADRGAARKELRAESDQFVFLVLARLAWEKGIDQVIDAFADLELPPDAAPPLLVVAGEGPLEAELRGQTIERGVAERVQFLGHQDHVAPVIKASDAVVLTSTVPETGPLALKEAMAAGRPVIASVQGGIPEFVEDERHGLLVIDDEDLRQAMQRLLSDREAAETMGAAGSESVRGGHRAVRRVEYLAHRLDLLALEQLAPDTVLHEVVWDDVRLREETQGGFVFVPRTSHIMELDSATYAVVRTAVEAGDPLQLIKLPEETLGVIAHRLYAMGALVRQDGQATPAARTADGERPVTEPA
- the galE gene encoding UDP-glucose 4-epimerase GalE produces the protein MRVLVTGGAGYVGSFTVRRLLAAGHEVVVVDNLSTGRREAVRGCRLHVVDILDIASMGTVFEEFHPEAVIHFAALKSSEESLRDINTYFSVNLTGTQNVLALCARTGVERFVFSSSCAVYGTPQICPVDETAPVRPESPYGETKYLCERVIASYAQATGMRYANLRYFNAAGAADDASLGEYAGPASTQLLPVAIRSTLGLAPTLRIFGNDYPTTDGTALRDYIHVEDLAQAHVRVLEGLQKGSQCGPVNLGRGQPVSVRELIDVLHDVSGKETPVAMAPRRPGDPGLSWADPSLALSRFGWRAERDLDHIVRTAWNWHTSTPASLE
- a CDS encoding PIG-L deacetylase family protein, yielding MKVLVIAAHPDDEVLGAGATVSALSQQGAVVQIHILAEGISLRHSGVKIEEARERCQVAAKDLGAAEVSFGGLAADGRLLADLPQRQVVDAVSHALREAEPEVVFTHHPGDIHADHRSVAHAVGYGTRILGSGSVRQVLHFEVLSSTEQQTGLVAPFTPNLFYDVTGHVEAKCRALAAYPYELYDPPHPRSLAAVRTLASYRGTQVGVEAAEAFMIGRELRGPMAAVPSGVDVR
- the tunC gene encoding N-acetyl-D-glucosaminyl-tunicaminyl-uracil acyltransferase TunC, encoding MSREALIRLYDLTPSQPLLDALSPATASRDIAPVVPRFKGAAGPRAQSFVELHREGTLLGRCGINVKGPGTVGACEVAAVVAPAERAGMHWLLVHVALERLQWLGYAYAMTEVSEYADHFPSVLRQAAWWIPDSSERKSAAARDDKSLEWADLFIDFRTWTPSSTPTSLTVNGRDLWVRRPEASEELLIVDWLRETFGGGWASEIHRSFSRDPISSVIVVDRNKELPPKDRLLGFLAYDTARLGMLSAIALVPETRGRDLSLATALIEECLREARASGMTYAVLGGVGNARLAALRTFSALWTIPGSCPGIFGRGVRN